The Agromyces atrinae genome window below encodes:
- the nudC gene encoding NAD(+) diphosphatase: MTTPPPLSRAAIDRDAARRESESLWSDLDADASTRVMLLSRGRALLTERTEDTAPRLALLPVGDLPSSALRLYLGRDADGSPIEARIVSDDDAEAIEPEELRWAGLRAIASELSDRDAGLVTEALALANWHSTHTHCPRCGTPTDVIQGGWVRRCPADDSQHFPRTDPAVIVRVMDDAGRVLLGSNALWAANRYSLLAGFVEPGESLEAAVVREIAEEAGVVVGDVRYLGSQPWPFPASIMLGFEARIAAGTVPESATPDGVEILHLRWFSRDDIREAGDDVVLPGSSSIARWILEDWYGAPIEDDRW, from the coding sequence GTGACCACTCCGCCTCCGCTCTCGAGGGCAGCGATCGACCGAGACGCCGCGCGTCGTGAGAGCGAAAGTCTCTGGAGTGATCTCGACGCCGACGCGTCGACCCGGGTCATGCTGCTCTCGCGCGGTCGGGCGCTCCTCACGGAGCGCACCGAGGACACCGCACCGCGTCTCGCCCTCCTTCCTGTCGGCGACCTGCCGTCATCCGCTCTGCGCCTCTATCTCGGTCGCGATGCCGACGGTTCTCCGATCGAGGCGCGCATCGTGAGTGACGACGACGCCGAGGCGATCGAGCCCGAAGAGCTGCGGTGGGCGGGTCTCCGAGCCATCGCGTCCGAACTGAGCGATCGCGACGCGGGTCTCGTCACCGAGGCGCTCGCGCTCGCGAACTGGCATTCGACCCACACGCACTGCCCGCGGTGCGGCACCCCGACCGACGTCATCCAGGGCGGGTGGGTGCGCCGATGCCCGGCCGACGACTCCCAGCACTTCCCTCGCACCGACCCCGCCGTGATCGTGCGGGTGATGGATGACGCGGGCCGCGTGCTCCTCGGGTCGAATGCGCTCTGGGCGGCCAACCGCTACTCGCTGCTCGCCGGCTTCGTCGAGCCCGGTGAGTCGCTCGAGGCCGCCGTCGTGCGCGAGATCGCCGAAGAGGCGGGCGTCGTCGTCGGCGACGTGCGCTACCTCGGATCTCAGCCGTGGCCGTTCCCCGCGTCGATCATGCTCGGCTTCGAGGCGCGCATCGCCGCGGGAACTGTGCCCGAGAGCGCGACGCCCGACGGTGTCGAGATCCTCCACCTCCGGTGGTTCAGCCGCGACGACATCCGTGAGGCGGGCGACGACGTCGTCCTGCCGGGGTCGTCGTCGATCGCGCGATGGATTCTCGAGGACTGGTACGGCGCTCCGATCGAGGACGATCGCTGGTGA
- a CDS encoding ATP-dependent helicase has product MDSRGLVRRSDRGRSLVNSPESLLTALDDDQRVAAETLLGPVCVLAGAGTGKTRAITHRIAYGVATGAYTPTRVMALTFTSRAAAELRGRLRALGAGGVAARTFHAAALSQLGYFWPLVVGGNAPEILPAKGRLLGQAAERARLKVDTATLRDVAAEIEWRKVSGLGLDGYALAGRPTPGSLTTEQVVELHAAYESLKDERRQFDFEDVLLVMAGMIESEPSVAMHVREQYRFFVVDEYQDVSPLQQRLLELWLGDRRELCVVGDASQTIYSFAGARAEYLLDFERRYDDAAVVRLEQNYRSTAPIIDAANRLMRGRSGALTLHAATTAPADDPVILRYPSDVAEARGIAQRVLELINAGERPESIAILYRVNSQSAVIERALDDVGVSSRVRGGARFFEQPEVKQAVMTLRAASLTISGEPLFKSVSDVLRSLGWSHEAPEGPGAVRARWESLNAIARLVDDAPPEMTFRQFTDDLMSRQATQHEPTVEAVTLATLHSAKGLEWESVFIAGVSEGLVPISYATGFEAIDEERRLLYVGITRARRRLVVSWAEQGDRQRGVRESSRFLTEIGTRTPRSR; this is encoded by the coding sequence ATGGATTCTCGAGGACTGGTACGGCGCTCCGATCGAGGACGATCGCTGGTGAACTCGCCCGAGAGCCTCCTGACGGCACTCGACGACGATCAGCGGGTCGCCGCCGAGACACTGCTCGGTCCGGTCTGCGTTCTCGCGGGAGCCGGTACCGGTAAGACGCGCGCCATCACGCACCGCATCGCCTACGGCGTCGCGACGGGGGCCTACACGCCGACGCGCGTGATGGCGCTCACGTTCACGAGCCGCGCCGCCGCCGAGCTGCGCGGCCGGTTGCGGGCGCTCGGGGCCGGCGGGGTCGCCGCTCGCACGTTCCACGCGGCGGCGCTCTCGCAGCTCGGCTACTTCTGGCCGCTCGTCGTCGGGGGCAACGCGCCCGAGATCCTCCCGGCGAAGGGCCGACTGCTCGGGCAGGCCGCCGAGCGTGCCCGGCTCAAGGTCGACACGGCGACGCTGCGGGATGTCGCGGCCGAGATCGAATGGCGGAAGGTGTCGGGTCTCGGGCTCGACGGTTACGCCCTCGCGGGCCGGCCCACCCCCGGGTCGCTCACGACCGAGCAGGTCGTCGAACTGCACGCCGCCTACGAATCCCTGAAGGACGAGCGCCGTCAGTTCGACTTCGAGGACGTGCTGCTCGTCATGGCCGGCATGATCGAGTCGGAGCCGTCGGTCGCGATGCACGTGCGCGAGCAGTACCGCTTCTTCGTCGTCGACGAGTACCAGGACGTCTCGCCGCTCCAGCAGCGGCTCCTCGAACTGTGGCTCGGAGATCGCCGCGAGCTCTGCGTCGTCGGCGACGCGTCGCAGACGATCTACTCGTTCGCGGGCGCCCGTGCCGAGTACCTCCTCGACTTCGAGCGCCGGTACGACGACGCCGCCGTCGTGCGGCTCGAGCAGAACTACCGCTCGACCGCCCCGATCATCGACGCCGCCAACCGGTTGATGCGCGGTCGCTCCGGCGCGCTCACCCTGCACGCCGCCACGACGGCCCCGGCCGACGATCCGGTGATCCTGCGCTACCCCTCCGACGTCGCGGAAGCCCGAGGCATCGCCCAGCGTGTGCTCGAACTCATCAACGCGGGGGAGCGGCCCGAGTCGATCGCGATCCTCTACCGCGTGAACTCGCAGTCGGCCGTCATCGAACGTGCCCTCGACGACGTCGGCGTGAGTTCGCGAGTGCGCGGAGGCGCGCGCTTCTTCGAGCAGCCCGAGGTCAAACAGGCCGTCATGACCCTGCGCGCGGCATCCCTCACCATCTCGGGTGAGCCCCTCTTCAAGTCGGTCTCCGACGTGCTCCGCTCGCTCGGCTGGAGCCACGAAGCTCCCGAGGGCCCCGGTGCCGTGCGCGCCCGGTGGGAGTCGCTCAACGCCATCGCCCGACTCGTCGACGACGCACCGCCCGAGATGACCTTCCGGCAGTTCACCGACGACCTCATGTCGCGCCAGGCGACGCAGCACGAACCGACGGTCGAGGCTGTGACGCTGGCGACCCTGCACTCGGCGAAGGGCCTCGAGTGGGAGAGCGTCTTCATCGCCGGAGTGAGCGAGGGCCTCGTACCCATCTCTTACGCGACGGGGTTCGAGGCGATCGACGAGGAACGCCGTCTGCTCTACGTCGGCATCACGCGGGCACGGCGGCGACTCGTGGTGAGCTGGGCCGAGCAGGGCGATCGTCAGCGCGGAGTACGAGAGTCGTCACGCTTCCTGACAGAGATCGGCACGCGCACTCCGCGTTCGCGCTGA
- a CDS encoding zinc-dependent metalloprotease: MLENLLSGQAGVDPTALAGAAGLPNDPASVQALFSQLQSAMAGAGTEGIDPQVALKQGRERTAAGQLSVTDDERAVYDQALHVAGLWLDEAVSVSTLGSEPRLLTRTEWLEQTMPLWIQLAEPVSSSIADSLTRALTEQAPEEMQSMVQGASRMLRGVGGTLFSMQLGQVVGQLATEVVSGGDVGIPLLDDGQAALLPQNIREFGADLDIPVDQVQLYLAVRELAHARLFRHARWLRLHLITSITEYARGISIDTERIERLAEDFDPSNTESLRNAVANGSLIATQSDAQKAALGRLETILALVEGWVDVVTSAATSRLPKAEQINETIRRRRATGGPAESAFATLVGLELRPRRLREASALWAAVTEAVGIDERDALWAHPDLLPTSEDLDDPSRLVARVSGTPSETDAADDEFDQALEALLRGDVGEAPKPEDDSTP; the protein is encoded by the coding sequence ATGCTCGAGAACCTGCTCTCCGGCCAGGCCGGAGTCGACCCGACGGCCCTCGCCGGTGCGGCGGGCCTGCCGAACGATCCGGCGAGCGTGCAAGCGCTCTTCAGCCAGTTGCAGAGCGCGATGGCCGGGGCGGGAACCGAGGGCATCGACCCGCAGGTCGCCCTCAAGCAGGGGCGCGAACGCACGGCCGCCGGTCAGCTCTCGGTGACCGATGACGAGCGCGCCGTCTACGACCAGGCCCTCCACGTCGCCGGGCTCTGGCTCGACGAGGCCGTCTCGGTCTCCACCCTCGGGTCCGAACCGCGCCTGCTCACCCGCACCGAGTGGCTCGAGCAGACGATGCCCCTCTGGATCCAGCTCGCCGAGCCCGTCTCGTCGAGCATCGCCGATTCGCTCACGCGCGCCCTCACCGAGCAGGCGCCCGAAGAGATGCAGTCGATGGTGCAGGGCGCGAGCCGCATGCTCCGCGGAGTCGGCGGAACGCTCTTCTCCATGCAGCTCGGCCAGGTCGTCGGGCAGCTCGCGACGGAGGTCGTCTCGGGCGGCGACGTCGGGATCCCGCTCCTCGACGACGGCCAGGCGGCCCTCCTCCCCCAGAACATCCGAGAGTTCGGCGCCGACCTCGACATCCCCGTCGACCAGGTCCAGCTCTACCTCGCCGTGCGCGAGCTCGCGCACGCGAGGCTCTTCCGGCACGCCCGGTGGCTTCGTCTGCACCTCATCACGTCGATCACCGAGTACGCCCGCGGCATCTCGATCGACACCGAGCGCATCGAACGGCTCGCCGAGGACTTCGATCCGTCGAACACCGAGTCGTTGCGGAACGCCGTCGCGAACGGCTCGCTCATCGCGACCCAGAGCGACGCGCAGAAGGCGGCCCTCGGCCGACTCGAGACGATCCTCGCCCTCGTCGAGGGCTGGGTCGACGTCGTGACCTCCGCGGCGACCTCGCGACTCCCGAAGGCCGAGCAGATCAACGAGACGATCCGTCGCCGCCGCGCGACGGGCGGTCCTGCCGAGTCGGCGTTCGCGACCCTCGTCGGCCTCGAACTCCGCCCGCGCCGTCTCCGCGAGGCATCGGCGTTGTGGGCGGCGGTCACCGAGGCCGTCGGAATCGACGAGCGCGACGCGCTCTGGGCCCACCCCGACCTGCTCCCCACCTCCGAGGATCTCGACGACCCGAGCCGCTTGGTGGCGCGCGTCAGCGGCACACCGAGCGAGACGGATGCCGCGGACGACGAGTTCGACCAGGCGCTCGAGGCGCTCCTCCGCGGCGACGTCGGCGAGGCCCCGAAGCCCGAGGACGACTCCACGCCCTGA
- a CDS encoding YlbL family protein, with protein sequence MALFEGSLGEPAIDDDPETRREQRRRGLGWILVLVAIAIIGVFAFAPSPYVIEQPGPVYNTLGTTTTSDDEEVPLISIPDEETFDTEGTLDLLTVSIVGTPERRPTWADVALAWVDSSKAVIPIEQVFPSNVTREERDAQNQAAMLDSQLDAIAAALVELDYDVERDVVVQSVAEGSPAEGVFEQGDIVTSVNGEPTLDVGQLRAAVQLSEGAPVDVTILRGGTTTDVSVEPVQSSGGAWILGVGVAMDYEFPIDVEIQLNNVGGPSAGMMFSLGIIDKLTPGALTGGESIAGTGTIDSSGVVGGIGGIRQKMYGARDAGAAWMLAPASNCNEVVGHIPVGLRVIPVETLDEARGVVEQIGEGADAAEFAECTTG encoded by the coding sequence ATGGCCCTGTTCGAGGGATCGCTGGGAGAGCCCGCGATCGACGACGACCCCGAGACACGTCGCGAGCAGCGTCGACGCGGACTCGGCTGGATCCTCGTGCTCGTCGCGATCGCCATCATCGGCGTCTTCGCGTTCGCGCCGTCGCCCTACGTCATCGAGCAGCCCGGCCCGGTCTACAACACCCTCGGCACGACCACGACGAGCGACGACGAGGAGGTGCCTCTCATCTCCATCCCGGACGAGGAGACCTTCGACACCGAGGGAACCCTCGACCTCCTCACCGTCTCGATCGTCGGCACCCCCGAGCGGCGCCCCACGTGGGCCGACGTCGCCCTCGCCTGGGTGGACTCGTCGAAGGCCGTCATCCCCATCGAGCAGGTCTTCCCGAGCAACGTCACGCGCGAGGAGCGCGACGCCCAGAACCAGGCGGCGATGCTCGACTCCCAGCTCGACGCCATCGCGGCGGCCCTCGTCGAGCTCGACTACGACGTCGAGCGCGACGTCGTCGTGCAGAGTGTCGCCGAGGGGTCTCCCGCGGAGGGGGTCTTCGAGCAGGGCGACATCGTGACGTCCGTCAACGGCGAGCCCACCCTCGACGTGGGCCAGCTCCGCGCGGCCGTGCAACTGTCGGAGGGCGCCCCCGTCGACGTCACGATCCTGCGCGGAGGGACGACGACGGATGTCTCGGTCGAGCCCGTCCAGAGCTCCGGCGGCGCCTGGATCCTCGGTGTCGGCGTCGCGATGGACTACGAGTTCCCCATCGACGTCGAGATCCAGCTGAACAACGTCGGCGGCCCGAGCGCGGGCATGATGTTCTCGCTCGGCATCATCGACAAGCTCACTCCGGGTGCCCTCACGGGCGGCGAGTCCATCGCGGGGACGGGCACGATCGATTCGTCGGGAGTCGTCGGCGGCATCGGCGGAATCCGTCAGAAGATGTACGGCGCACGAGACGCCGGCGCGGCGTGGATGCTCGCACCGGCATCCAACTGCAACGAGGTCGTCGGACATATTCCCGTCGGTCTCCGCGTGATCCCCGTCGAGACCCTCGACGAAGCGCGCGGCGTGGTCGAGCAGATCGGCGAGGGCGCGGATGCCGCGGAGTTCGCCGAGTGCACGACGGGCTGA
- a CDS encoding UPF0182 family membrane protein, which produces MTAQTEQSPRRSRAPIAITIGIVAALVVGFFIFAGLYADILWYDQVGFVSVLTTEWIARGVLFLIGFVAMALPVWAAVQIAYRSRPVYAKLNSQLDRYQEVFEPLRRLAMYGVPILLGIFAGVSAQARWQMPLLWLNRTPYGDTDPIFGFDISFFMFELPFYRSVVGFASAVFFIATLLVIATNYLYGAIRVNGREVVISKSARIQIAIMAGIYLLLQAVSIWLDQYATLTESNDLITGAIYTDANAVIPGRAILAAIAAVVAVLFFVTAIIGRWRLPLIGTALLVISSLLIGSLYPWVVQRFQVDPSERTLEAPYIQNAIDSTREAYGIADLEEIPYTASTDAEPGALREDAETTANIRLMDPAQIGPAFEQLEQFRQYYQFPEQLNVDRYQVDGKTQDTVVAVRDLNLAGLGGGETWYNSHLVYTHGYGLVAAAGNQRSVDGNPVFIQSGIPSTGVLGDFEPRIYFGETSPQYSIVGAPEGGNPIELDYPAGGDDNEQVYNTFDGDGGPKLDNVFKKLIYALKFQSEQIFLSDQVTNDSQILYDRDPLQRVQKVAPYLTLDTDPYPSVVDGKIVWIIDGYTTSDAFPYSKKLSMSDAIADSQNLSPTLAFDEVNYIRNSVKATVDAYDGSVTLYAWDEDEPILASWQKIFPSTLKPMSEMSGDLMSHVRYPADLFKMQRTVLGTYHVTEAGSFYSRDDAWTTPKDPTQPSASNILQPPYYLTMQMPGQDVPSYSLYSTFIPDASGAQSRNVLKGYLAVDADAGSEDGTRAEGYGTLRLLTLPQAPTVPGPGQVQNVFNSDPSVSAQLNILKQGQSEVINGNLLTVPVGGGLLYVQPVYVKSSGDTSYPLLQKVLVAFGDQLAFEDTLDAALDALFGGDSGASAGDGELPVGQEGDGSPDDAPAEPGDTDDDSGDTPVVPPTDTATDNAELRSLLNQANQALKDKQAALQDGDFAAYGVADAKLAELVAQMLSITG; this is translated from the coding sequence GTGACCGCTCAAACCGAACAAAGTCCACGGCGCTCTCGCGCGCCGATCGCAATCACGATCGGCATCGTTGCCGCTTTGGTGGTGGGCTTCTTCATCTTCGCGGGGCTCTACGCCGACATCCTCTGGTACGACCAGGTCGGGTTCGTGAGTGTGCTCACGACCGAGTGGATCGCGCGAGGCGTGCTCTTCCTCATCGGCTTCGTCGCCATGGCCCTGCCCGTCTGGGCGGCCGTGCAGATCGCCTACCGCTCTCGGCCGGTCTACGCGAAGCTCAACTCGCAGCTCGACCGCTACCAGGAGGTCTTCGAGCCGCTCCGTCGCCTCGCGATGTACGGCGTCCCGATCCTCCTCGGCATCTTCGCCGGCGTCTCGGCGCAGGCGCGCTGGCAGATGCCGCTGCTCTGGCTGAACCGCACGCCCTACGGCGACACCGACCCGATCTTCGGCTTCGACATCTCGTTCTTCATGTTCGAGCTGCCGTTCTACCGGTCCGTCGTCGGCTTCGCGTCGGCCGTGTTCTTCATCGCCACCCTGCTCGTCATCGCGACGAACTACCTCTACGGCGCGATCCGGGTGAACGGCCGTGAGGTCGTCATCTCGAAGTCGGCGCGCATCCAGATCGCCATCATGGCGGGCATCTACCTGCTCCTGCAGGCGGTCAGCATCTGGCTCGACCAGTACGCGACGCTCACCGAGTCGAACGACCTCATCACGGGTGCGATCTACACCGACGCGAACGCCGTGATCCCGGGTCGTGCGATCCTCGCCGCGATCGCCGCCGTCGTCGCCGTCCTCTTCTTCGTGACCGCGATCATCGGCCGCTGGCGGCTCCCGCTCATCGGAACGGCGCTCCTCGTCATCTCGAGCCTCCTCATCGGCTCGCTCTACCCGTGGGTCGTGCAGCGCTTCCAGGTCGACCCGAGCGAGCGCACGCTCGAGGCGCCCTACATCCAGAACGCGATCGACAGCACGCGAGAGGCCTACGGCATCGCCGACCTCGAAGAGATCCCCTACACGGCGTCGACCGACGCCGAGCCGGGCGCGCTCCGTGAAGACGCCGAGACGACTGCCAACATCCGTCTCATGGACCCGGCGCAGATCGGGCCGGCCTTCGAGCAGCTCGAGCAGTTCCGTCAGTACTACCAGTTCCCCGAGCAGCTGAACGTCGACCGCTACCAGGTCGACGGCAAGACCCAGGACACCGTGGTCGCCGTGCGCGACCTGAACCTCGCCGGACTCGGCGGCGGTGAGACCTGGTACAACTCGCACCTCGTCTACACGCACGGCTACGGCCTCGTCGCGGCGGCGGGCAACCAGCGATCGGTCGACGGCAACCCCGTGTTCATCCAGTCGGGCATCCCCTCGACCGGTGTGCTCGGCGACTTCGAGCCGCGCATCTACTTCGGTGAGACCTCGCCGCAGTACTCGATCGTCGGCGCCCCCGAGGGCGGCAACCCGATCGAGCTCGACTACCCGGCCGGCGGCGACGACAACGAGCAGGTCTACAACACCTTCGACGGCGACGGCGGCCCGAAGCTCGACAACGTCTTCAAGAAGCTCATCTACGCGCTCAAGTTCCAGTCGGAGCAGATCTTCCTCTCCGACCAGGTGACGAACGACTCGCAGATCCTCTACGACCGTGACCCGCTCCAGCGTGTGCAGAAGGTCGCCCCGTACCTGACGCTCGACACCGACCCCTACCCCTCGGTGGTGGACGGCAAGATCGTCTGGATCATCGACGGCTACACGACGAGCGACGCCTTCCCGTACTCGAAGAAGCTCAGCATGAGCGACGCGATCGCCGACTCGCAGAACCTGTCGCCGACGCTCGCCTTCGACGAGGTCAACTACATCCGCAACTCGGTCAAGGCCACCGTCGACGCGTACGACGGTTCGGTCACGCTCTACGCGTGGGACGAAGACGAGCCGATCCTCGCCAGCTGGCAGAAGATCTTCCCGTCGACGCTCAAGCCCATGAGCGAGATGTCGGGCGACCTCATGAGTCACGTCCGCTACCCGGCCGACCTGTTCAAGATGCAGCGCACGGTGCTCGGCACGTACCACGTGACCGAGGCGGGCTCCTTCTACTCGCGTGACGACGCCTGGACGACGCCGAAGGACCCGACCCAGCCGTCGGCGAGCAACATCCTCCAGCCGCCGTACTACCTCACGATGCAGATGCCCGGCCAGGACGTGCCGAGCTACTCCCTGTACTCGACCTTCATCCCCGACGCGAGCGGTGCTCAGAGCCGTAACGTCCTGAAGGGCTACCTCGCCGTCGACGCGGATGCCGGTTCGGAAGACGGCACGAGGGCCGAGGGCTACGGCACTCTGCGCCTGCTGACCCTGCCCCAGGCACCCACGGTGCCCGGCCCCGGTCAGGTGCAGAACGTGTTCAACTCCGACCCGAGTGTCTCGGCGCAGCTCAACATCCTGAAGCAGGGACAGTCGGAGGTCATCAACGGAAACCTGCTGACGGTTCCCGTCGGTGGCGGTCTCCTCTACGTGCAGCCCGTCTACGTGAAGTCCTCGGGTGACACGAGCTACCCGCTGCTCCAGAAGGTGCTCGTCGCCTTCGGCGACCAGCTCGCCTTCGAGGACACCCTCGATGCGGCGCTCGACGCGCTCTTCGGTGGAGACTCGGGTGCGAGTGCGGGTGACGGAGAGCTCCCGGTCGGCCAAGAGGGAGATGGCTCTCCCGATGACGCTCCGGCCGAGCCGGGCGACACCGACGACGACAGCGGAGACACCCCGGTGGTTCCGCCGACCGACACCGCGACCGACAACGCCGAGCTGCGCTCGCTCTTGAACCAGGCCAACCAGGCCCTCAAGGACAAGCAGGCCGCACTGCAGGACGGCGACTTCGCCGCCTACGGTGTCGCCGACGCGAAGCTCGCCGAGCTCGTCGCTCAGATGCTCTCCATCACGGGATAG
- a CDS encoding class I SAM-dependent methyltransferase, protein MASVELSGGEWLDANRANWDERVPVHLAATDFYDQEPLRRGGSVLDPLVTRELAERFPDGLAGLRILHLQCHFGADSLSLVHAGATVVGLDFSRPAVTEARRLATELGVADRARFIEGNIYDARHLLPEPESFDVVFTTWGTIGWLPDVAEWARIVAWYLKPGGVFYFADGHPSSYVFDGDAGPGGLPVFAYPYGNTEPDVVDDPSDYADADAALANSRTFEWMHPVGEIFGAITAAGLRIERLDEHYEVPWRIFPATEPQANGMWGWPAEKWLPLSLSLTATAPES, encoded by the coding sequence GTGGCATCCGTCGAACTGAGCGGCGGCGAGTGGCTCGACGCCAATCGCGCCAATTGGGACGAACGGGTACCCGTGCACCTCGCCGCAACGGACTTCTACGATCAGGAGCCGTTGCGGCGAGGGGGCAGCGTGCTCGACCCGCTCGTGACTCGCGAGCTCGCCGAGCGGTTCCCCGACGGTCTCGCGGGGCTCCGCATCCTGCACCTCCAGTGCCACTTCGGCGCCGACTCGCTCTCGCTCGTGCACGCGGGCGCGACCGTCGTCGGCCTCGACTTCTCGCGACCCGCGGTGACCGAGGCCCGGCGGCTCGCCACCGAGCTCGGCGTCGCCGATCGCGCACGCTTCATCGAGGGCAACATCTACGACGCGCGGCACCTGCTGCCCGAGCCGGAATCGTTCGACGTCGTCTTCACGACGTGGGGCACGATCGGCTGGCTTCCGGATGTCGCCGAGTGGGCGCGCATCGTCGCCTGGTACCTGAAGCCCGGGGGAGTGTTCTACTTCGCCGACGGGCATCCGAGCTCGTACGTCTTCGACGGCGACGCCGGCCCCGGCGGCCTGCCGGTCTTCGCGTACCCGTACGGAAACACCGAGCCCGACGTCGTCGACGACCCGTCCGACTACGCCGACGCCGATGCGGCGCTCGCGAACTCGCGGACGTTCGAGTGGATGCACCCGGTCGGCGAGATCTTCGGGGCGATCACCGCCGCGGGCCTCCGCATCGAGCGCCTCGACGAGCACTACGAGGTTCCGTGGCGCATCTTCCCCGCGACCGAGCCCCAGGCGAACGGAATGTGGGGATGGCCGGCCGAGAAGTGGCTTCCGCTCTCCCTCTCGCTCACCGCGACCGCACCCGAAAGCTAG